One part of the Rothia sp. ZJ932 genome encodes these proteins:
- a CDS encoding carbon-nitrogen hydrolase family protein, giving the protein MSLRVALAQISSTRDVSRNIELVRQRVAQAVEYEADLVVFPEAAMLSFDGALPELTQQWHLKWEEALREIAREYGVAVAAGGFAPAGERVRNQLCFVTPEGEESVYTKIHLFDAFGFAESDTVEAGEELVTGNCKGITVGLSVCYDVRFPKLFAEYSRQGAQVQIVSASWGAGETKVEQWRALTTARALDSNSFVVAVGQSHPITADQEFDPESKAPLGVGRSRVIDPFGRELVELGESPALRLVELDLDAVEKAKEELPVLENAKLGY; this is encoded by the coding sequence ATGTCTTTGCGTGTAGCTCTAGCTCAGATTTCTAGTACTCGCGATGTTAGTCGGAATATTGAGCTGGTGCGGCAGCGGGTTGCTCAGGCTGTTGAGTACGAGGCTGATCTGGTGGTTTTCCCTGAGGCTGCGATGCTGAGTTTTGACGGTGCGCTGCCGGAGCTTACCCAGCAGTGGCACCTGAAGTGGGAGGAGGCGCTGCGCGAGATTGCAAGGGAGTACGGTGTGGCTGTAGCTGCCGGTGGCTTCGCTCCGGCGGGGGAGCGTGTGCGTAATCAATTGTGTTTTGTGACCCCCGAGGGCGAAGAGAGCGTCTACACCAAGATTCACCTCTTTGACGCTTTTGGTTTCGCTGAATCTGACACTGTTGAGGCGGGTGAAGAGTTGGTGACCGGCAACTGTAAGGGTATTACCGTAGGGTTGAGTGTTTGCTATGACGTGCGTTTTCCCAAGCTTTTTGCTGAGTATTCGCGTCAAGGCGCGCAGGTGCAGATTGTCAGCGCGTCCTGGGGTGCAGGAGAAACCAAGGTAGAGCAGTGGCGGGCACTGACTACCGCCCGGGCCCTTGATTCCAATAGCTTTGTGGTGGCAGTGGGGCAGTCACACCCGATCACCGCTGACCAAGAATTTGACCCTGAGAGCAAGGCGCCGTTGGGAGTGGGGCGCTCGCGCGTCATTGATCCTTTTGGACGTGAGCTGGTAGAGCTTGGAGAGTCTCCGGCTTTGCGTTTGGTTGAGCTGGATCTTGATGCGGTAGAGAAAGCCAAAGAAGAGTTACCGGTGCTCGAAAACGCTAAACTCGGTTACTAA
- a CDS encoding acyltransferase — translation MNRYGHIDAMRAFAVLLVVFSHAGLSFVPGGSGVTIFFVISGFIITYLLLREREKTGGFGIGGFYMRRLIKIAPPLVLIIVIPTLLYMASGGSVDILDFLGQIFFFLNWRYLDSNINVFPGTHVTWSLSIEEQFYLVFALIWLVAVKSKNYLKIITRLSIAVALYSFAARVLLYLAGASNDRIYFGTDTRVEAIAIGTLTAIWYFKHRSTEYLRGTEYTARHGYEVVPGEARERSIPVLGQTYIPVVAVALYLVSLVIRDEAFRETLRYSMQAIAAALVILWGLTERRGALGQKLHDALQWRVLQVLGLSSYSIYLLHDVVNKALEPYFEHLPVPVSLLVLVVLGIAGGVAIWKFIELPAQAFKDRHFASANTKAEMAATSERNQLETREAP, via the coding sequence GTGAACCGTTACGGGCACATTGATGCCATGCGCGCTTTTGCCGTGCTACTCGTTGTTTTCTCGCATGCGGGGCTCAGCTTTGTGCCGGGTGGTTCTGGTGTCACCATATTTTTTGTAATTTCAGGTTTTATTATTACCTACCTGCTGTTGCGCGAACGCGAAAAGACCGGTGGGTTTGGTATCGGCGGTTTTTATATGCGCCGTCTGATTAAGATTGCACCGCCGCTGGTCTTGATTATCGTTATTCCCACCCTGCTGTACATGGCATCTGGCGGTTCAGTAGATATTCTTGATTTCTTAGGGCAGATTTTCTTCTTTCTCAACTGGCGTTACCTTGACTCAAATATCAACGTTTTCCCAGGTACCCACGTCACCTGGAGTCTTTCTATTGAAGAGCAGTTCTACCTGGTTTTCGCACTTATTTGGCTGGTGGCGGTCAAGAGCAAAAACTACCTGAAAATCATTACCCGACTTTCGATTGCTGTGGCACTGTATTCCTTTGCTGCGCGCGTCCTGCTGTACTTGGCAGGTGCATCGAACGACCGTATTTACTTTGGTACCGATACCCGCGTTGAGGCAATAGCCATTGGCACTCTGACCGCTATTTGGTATTTCAAGCACCGTTCAACGGAGTACCTGCGCGGAACTGAATACACAGCCCGCCACGGTTATGAGGTGGTGCCGGGGGAGGCGCGCGAACGCTCTATTCCTGTACTGGGCCAGACCTACATCCCGGTGGTCGCTGTGGCACTGTACTTGGTGTCGCTGGTGATCCGCGATGAGGCTTTCCGTGAAACCCTGCGCTATTCCATGCAGGCGATAGCCGCCGCCCTCGTGATTCTATGGGGGCTCACCGAACGCCGCGGCGCACTAGGACAGAAACTTCACGACGCGCTGCAATGGCGCGTGCTACAAGTTCTGGGACTCTCCTCATACAGTATCTACCTGCTGCACGATGTGGTGAATAAGGCCTTAGAACCCTACTTTGAGCACCTGCCCGTGCCCGTGTCACTGCTGGTTTTGGTGGTGCTGGGAATCGCCGGTGGCGTAGCTATCTGGAAGTTCATTGAACTCCCTGCCCAAGCATTCAAAGACCGCCACTTTGCCTCAGCAAATACAAAAGCTGAGATGGCAGCTACATCAGAGCGCAACCAGCTAGAAACCCGCGAAGCGCCCTAA
- a CDS encoding thioredoxin domain-containing protein translates to MNTRLTRRTLLTAGAAVSALALAACGKTEKIATPESPATPTGEGVYTRSADGFHLNSKVEAPTVVLYSDFQCPYCAKAEPTYMEAAQELNGVMNVTVKNFPLPMHANAVPAALAVEAAEAQGKHVEMVQLVFEHQDEWKDQSLEEARTTFRGYAEELGLDLEKYTATFEDNATLKLVEKDFESGRAVGVSGTPQWVVGGTVVESVDSSTSKDDMVAAFKEAANLS, encoded by the coding sequence ATGAACACTCGCCTAACCCGCAGAACCCTTTTGACAGCTGGCGCAGCAGTGAGCGCCCTTGCCCTAGCTGCCTGCGGTAAGACTGAAAAAATCGCCACCCCTGAGAGCCCGGCAACCCCCACCGGCGAGGGCGTCTACACGCGCAGTGCCGACGGCTTTCACCTGAACTCAAAGGTAGAAGCACCCACCGTGGTTCTCTACAGTGATTTCCAGTGCCCCTACTGCGCTAAAGCTGAACCCACCTATATGGAAGCGGCGCAGGAACTTAACGGGGTTATGAATGTAACCGTCAAGAACTTCCCCCTGCCTATGCACGCTAATGCTGTGCCCGCCGCGCTCGCCGTCGAAGCTGCTGAGGCGCAGGGCAAGCACGTTGAGATGGTGCAGCTGGTATTCGAACACCAGGACGAGTGGAAAGATCAGTCTCTTGAAGAAGCCCGCACAACCTTTAGGGGTTACGCTGAAGAACTTGGTCTAGACCTTGAAAAGTACACCGCGACCTTTGAAGATAACGCAACCTTGAAGCTGGTTGAAAAAGACTTTGAGTCAGGACGCGCCGTAGGAGTTTCTGGCACACCTCAGTGGGTGGTCGGTGGCACCGTGGTCGAGAGTGTTGATTCGAGTACGAGTAAAGATGATATGGTAGCTGCTTTTAAAGAAGCAGCGAATCTGTCATAA
- a CDS encoding FtsX-like permease family protein, which produces MFAKGRFALIASVVGLITLLLVMLTGLTGGLGSQNTKVLEDINADRWVFDTSGGAEISFSNSSITAEQADAWATGSGVDAVTPVGVIQGNLEAETSMGVAVVGVPADSDLVTQKVGASGGAVLTPRDGELIISSQIAADTSADVGDTVTVSGQELTVAGISNDTFYSHTPVAWTSTATWQSLAHVPADTVGTVLAIKGTGDSADYEQLASATNTSAVSTRDAFAGLSAYSSENKSLVTMQGFLYGISALVTVSFLTVWTIQRTRDIAVLRALGASGSYLLKDALFQAAVVLATGALAGALLGWALGLVASGTVPFQLDASTVLVPAVGIWVLGIAGALIAVRRVAKTDPLLALGGN; this is translated from the coding sequence GTGTTTGCGAAGGGGCGTTTTGCCCTCATTGCCTCTGTGGTGGGGCTGATTACCCTACTGCTGGTGATGCTCACCGGGCTAACCGGTGGGTTGGGCAGCCAGAACACTAAAGTTCTTGAGGATATCAACGCTGATCGGTGGGTTTTTGATACCTCCGGTGGCGCTGAAATTTCTTTTTCAAATTCGAGTATCACCGCTGAACAGGCGGACGCGTGGGCTACAGGTTCCGGCGTTGATGCGGTGACTCCGGTGGGGGTTATACAGGGCAACCTTGAAGCTGAAACATCAATGGGTGTTGCGGTAGTGGGGGTTCCTGCAGATTCTGATCTGGTGACCCAAAAGGTGGGTGCCTCCGGTGGCGCGGTTCTTACCCCTCGCGACGGGGAACTCATCATTTCTTCGCAGATCGCCGCAGACACCTCAGCTGATGTGGGAGATACCGTCACTGTTAGCGGGCAAGAACTTACCGTTGCAGGTATTTCAAACGATACGTTCTACTCCCATACCCCGGTTGCCTGGACCTCCACTGCCACCTGGCAGTCACTGGCACACGTTCCTGCTGACACCGTGGGCACAGTGCTTGCTATCAAGGGCACCGGTGACAGCGCAGACTATGAGCAACTCGCGTCCGCAACGAATACCAGCGCGGTAAGCACCCGTGATGCCTTCGCGGGGCTTTCTGCCTACTCCTCAGAAAATAAATCCCTGGTCACCATGCAGGGCTTTCTCTACGGTATTTCGGCGCTGGTTACGGTTTCCTTTCTGACAGTGTGGACTATTCAGCGCACCCGCGATATCGCCGTTCTGCGAGCGCTGGGCGCATCAGGTAGCTACCTGCTCAAGGACGCCCTCTTCCAAGCCGCAGTGGTTCTTGCCACGGGAGCACTAGCTGGGGCTCTGCTCGGCTGGGCGCTAGGGCTTGTTGCCAGCGGCACCGTACCGTTCCAACTGGACGCGAGCACCGTCCTAGTACCGGCAGTCGGCATCTGGGTTCTCGGCATCGCAGGGGCGCTCATTGCAGTGCGCCGCGTCGCTAAAACTGACCCCCTGCTAGCACTCGGCGGCAACTAA
- a CDS encoding sensor histidine kinase — MSSSIPTTGAAVLQSLRVSLHIMFAVLLAAGVTISLQDSHLSTVAKVGATHGAVALGVFYVVGTVLENRYARAIRQGRTSFNPRPFASAWLGCVVALWVVLMVMSAGFTWLVFPLMFLALHVLPTRTALFTVLALTVFTVGFPFLRTESPLDVTLSPGVILGPVLGALIAVIMSFAYRALHQDALRQARIADQLRAAQAQLAQQEHESGRLEERERLAREIHDTLAQGLSSIVLMSRATSAAFEQGRNGEVADALHLIETSAHENLAEARRFIHDLASPALDTALVPALRRLCTDTQAQELAKGTPLTCTLRVDGVHGEETSDEHLPAETRQALLRIGQGSLANITAHARATHSAVTLGIWANEVTLDIFDNGRGFTPAELSEYTSALADTTGHTGYGLTSLRTRVHALGGTLTVDSTPGEGTVISAHIPLTQQK, encoded by the coding sequence ATGTCTAGCTCAATCCCCACCACCGGAGCCGCCGTTTTGCAGAGCCTGCGGGTGAGCTTGCATATCATGTTCGCGGTGCTTCTTGCCGCGGGGGTCACAATCTCCCTTCAGGACTCTCACCTTTCAACGGTTGCCAAAGTGGGAGCAACCCACGGCGCTGTCGCCCTGGGTGTGTTCTATGTGGTGGGTACCGTGTTAGAGAACCGGTACGCGCGAGCCATAAGGCAGGGACGCACCAGCTTTAACCCTCGCCCCTTCGCATCAGCATGGCTGGGATGCGTAGTGGCATTGTGGGTGGTGCTGATGGTCATGAGCGCCGGGTTCACCTGGCTGGTGTTCCCTCTCATGTTCTTAGCGCTACATGTTCTACCCACCCGTACAGCTCTTTTCACTGTTCTCGCGCTGACAGTCTTCACGGTGGGTTTTCCTTTTCTGCGCACAGAATCGCCGCTTGATGTAACGCTCAGTCCGGGCGTTATTCTGGGACCGGTCTTAGGTGCGCTTATCGCCGTTATTATGAGCTTCGCGTACAGGGCGCTCCACCAGGACGCGCTACGCCAAGCACGCATCGCCGATCAGCTGCGCGCCGCCCAAGCACAGCTAGCCCAACAAGAACACGAATCGGGCAGACTCGAAGAACGCGAACGCCTCGCCCGCGAAATTCACGACACTCTAGCCCAAGGGCTGTCATCTATCGTGCTCATGTCACGCGCCACCTCAGCAGCATTTGAGCAGGGACGCAACGGCGAGGTTGCTGACGCTCTGCACCTCATTGAAACCTCAGCGCACGAAAACCTCGCGGAGGCTCGACGCTTCATTCACGATCTAGCCTCCCCCGCCCTCGACACCGCGCTGGTTCCAGCCCTGCGTCGCCTCTGCACAGACACCCAAGCGCAGGAACTCGCTAAAGGCACACCGCTGACCTGCACCCTGCGCGTCGATGGAGTTCACGGCGAAGAAACCTCAGATGAGCACCTACCGGCAGAAACCCGCCAGGCGCTCTTACGCATCGGCCAGGGGTCACTCGCCAATATCACGGCGCACGCCCGCGCCACCCACAGCGCCGTTACCCTCGGCATTTGGGCAAACGAAGTCACCCTCGATATTTTCGATAACGGCAGGGGATTCACGCCCGCTGAACTGAGCGAATACACCTCTGCCTTGGCAGATACTACCGGGCACACCGGCTACGGGCTCACCTCACTACGCACCCGCGTCCACGCCCTCGGTGGCACACTCACGGTAGACTCCACCCCAGGTGAAGGCACCGTTATCAGCGCCCACATACCCCTCACCCAGCAGAAATAG
- a CDS encoding ABC transporter ATP-binding protein translates to MSTQAEPATFTSNHHTTAALTLGNVTLEYPDGVDAHGNPTSVRALDNVNFTAHPGTFTALIGQSGSGKSSLLSVASALITPTSGQVLVGNTDISHATDAELTTLRRKEIGIIFQQPNLIASLTAEEQLILAEHIRGARGKELKNARARAQELLELVGLKNQGSRRVHQLSGGQRQRVNIARALMGNPTLLLADEPTSALDHERSVAIVELLQNVTREFGVATIMVTHDVEFAEAADTVATMNDGRLSLQ, encoded by the coding sequence GTGAGCACTCAAGCAGAACCCGCTACTTTCACTTCCAACCACCACACAACCGCTGCCCTCACCCTAGGCAACGTCACCCTCGAATACCCAGACGGCGTAGACGCCCACGGCAACCCCACCAGCGTCCGCGCCCTCGACAACGTCAACTTCACCGCCCACCCCGGCACCTTCACAGCCCTCATCGGCCAGTCTGGCTCCGGCAAATCGTCCCTTCTCTCTGTCGCATCAGCACTCATCACCCCAACCAGCGGGCAAGTACTGGTAGGCAACACAGACATCTCCCACGCCACCGACGCTGAACTCACCACCCTGCGCCGCAAAGAAATCGGTATCATCTTTCAACAACCCAACCTCATCGCCTCCCTCACCGCAGAAGAACAGCTCATCCTCGCCGAACACATCCGCGGGGCACGCGGCAAAGAACTCAAAAATGCTCGCGCTCGCGCTCAAGAACTTCTTGAGCTGGTAGGGCTGAAAAACCAGGGGAGCAGACGTGTTCACCAGCTATCAGGCGGTCAGCGTCAGCGCGTGAACATCGCCCGAGCACTCATGGGCAACCCCACTCTCTTACTCGCTGATGAACCCACCAGCGCCCTCGACCACGAACGTTCCGTTGCCATTGTTGAACTACTGCAAAACGTAACCCGCGAGTTCGGGGTAGCAACCATCATGGTCACCCACGACGTTGAATTCGCAGAAGCCGCTGATACGGTTGCCACCATGAATGACGGCAGGTTAAGCCTTCAATAA
- a CDS encoding acylphosphatase codes for MGFFDVFSGKDSTPQNIEAQLNATVSGKVQGVGFRWWTAGEAKNLKLVGYAKNLDNGDVEVVAQGARESCQQLLDVLQSGDTAGHVESVTADISQPTGTFKGFGTY; via the coding sequence GTGGGATTTTTTGATGTATTTTCAGGTAAAGACTCGACCCCACAGAACATTGAGGCGCAGCTGAATGCAACGGTGTCGGGCAAGGTGCAGGGGGTAGGGTTTCGCTGGTGGACTGCTGGTGAAGCGAAGAACCTTAAGCTTGTGGGGTATGCCAAGAACCTTGATAACGGCGATGTGGAGGTGGTTGCTCAGGGTGCGCGTGAATCGTGCCAGCAGCTACTGGATGTTTTGCAATCTGGTGATACTGCCGGTCACGTCGAGTCGGTGACCGCAGATATTTCGCAGCCTACCGGAACCTTTAAGGGTTTTGGTACTTACTAG
- a CDS encoding CoA ester lyase, which yields MVTFHRNERAASLPARLSRSWMFVSAAAEKDKIAAALESEADSILIDLEDGCPPEKKDSAREHVIDLLNGGVEAWVRINKFGTDHWHKDVTELPKAKGLRGVMLAEVEEASMVTRTAMMMPPGTPIIALIESAIGILNAVEIARAPGVFRLAFGIGDFRKDTGIAADPLSLAYVRTQLVLASRAGELPGPIDGPSVGKHGAELVKDCSVTSAAGMTGKLTLDPAQVETINVSLAPSEDEIQWARDLLQKQEGDSMPKDGSYLPRLARAKKVSQLAKTYGLWRS from the coding sequence ATGGTCACTTTTCACCGTAATGAGCGCGCAGCGTCACTGCCAGCGCGTCTTTCACGCTCATGGATGTTCGTTTCAGCCGCAGCCGAAAAAGACAAGATCGCTGCGGCACTAGAATCTGAAGCCGATTCTATTTTGATTGACCTCGAGGACGGTTGCCCGCCCGAGAAAAAGGATTCAGCTAGAGAACACGTGATTGACCTGCTCAATGGCGGGGTTGAGGCGTGGGTTCGCATTAACAAGTTCGGAACCGACCACTGGCACAAGGATGTCACCGAGCTACCCAAGGCTAAGGGTCTGCGCGGGGTGATGCTCGCCGAGGTTGAAGAAGCTAGTATGGTGACTCGCACCGCGATGATGATGCCTCCAGGCACCCCTATTATTGCTCTGATTGAGTCTGCTATCGGTATTCTCAACGCCGTTGAAATTGCGCGCGCTCCCGGTGTTTTCCGCCTGGCCTTTGGTATCGGCGACTTCCGCAAAGATACGGGTATCGCAGCTGACCCGCTTTCCTTGGCGTACGTTCGTACCCAACTGGTGCTCGCTTCCCGCGCCGGTGAACTACCCGGTCCGATTGATGGTCCATCAGTGGGTAAGCACGGTGCTGAGCTGGTTAAAGACTGCTCAGTGACCTCTGCCGCCGGTATGACTGGTAAGCTCACCCTCGACCCCGCCCAAGTAGAAACTATCAACGTTTCGCTGGCACCGAGCGAGGACGAGATCCAGTGGGCGCGCGATTTGCTACAGAAGCAGGAGGGCGATTCGATGCCCAAGGATGGTTCTTACCTGCCCCGCCTAGCACGCGCCAAGAAGGTATCGCAGCTGGCAAAGACCTACGGTTTGTGGCGTAGCTAG
- a CDS encoding dehydrogenase, with amino-acid sequence MGFKGYLQKRRDDADLGQGLWRRNHDRFVRGLDRFHQILERMPSEQMIDLMVPEANALADLLPRVRAVAEQAHRLAPSDGADIPYSPNGTYSDLNRSLSKAGNSLALCAEALAMMRCSGECSLNCAGKISVARRVTTVEEHVAAAEVLVQAAVLEK; translated from the coding sequence ATGGGGTTCAAAGGTTACCTGCAGAAGCGTCGCGACGATGCTGATCTGGGGCAGGGGCTGTGGCGGCGTAACCACGACAGGTTTGTGCGCGGTCTTGACCGTTTTCATCAGATTCTTGAGCGTATGCCTTCAGAGCAGATGATTGATCTCATGGTGCCCGAAGCTAACGCGCTTGCTGATTTGTTGCCGCGCGTGCGTGCTGTTGCCGAGCAAGCCCACCGGTTAGCACCGAGCGACGGGGCAGATATTCCCTACTCACCCAACGGTACCTACTCAGATCTGAACCGTTCTCTCTCGAAAGCCGGCAATTCCTTGGCTCTGTGTGCAGAGGCACTCGCGATGATGCGTTGCTCCGGTGAGTGTAGCCTTAACTGCGCCGGTAAGATTTCTGTGGCTCGCAGAGTTACCACCGTTGAGGAACACGTAGCTGCTGCCGAGGTGCTGGTTCAGGCGGCGGTCCTCGAAAAGTAA
- a CDS encoding spermidine synthase: MSSKNKSVQLSVSGLSAQILPDGMSPDGYVLEIGGAEQSHVDLGDPSFIFYEYLRRIGNVIDLLAAPGDPLRVAHLGAGALTLVRYVQVTRPGSPQIAVDIERELPSLVLDALPLPAGSRCQVLVEDARAALPALTPALGAAPQAIILDIFSGWSAPEHLADEGFYREMKEVLDAEGALIINVGDDAGLSFFTAQARSLLNVFEHLWCLAPTVMLDGKHAGNLVLVASHHELTADLKTALIGQGPHPASALDTWQVQELIDELS; encoded by the coding sequence ATGAGTTCAAAAAATAAAAGCGTTCAACTTTCGGTATCTGGTCTGAGCGCCCAGATTCTGCCCGATGGCATGAGCCCTGACGGTTACGTGCTTGAGATTGGGGGTGCGGAGCAGTCGCACGTTGATTTGGGCGATCCGAGCTTCATTTTCTACGAGTACCTGCGTCGAATTGGTAACGTCATTGACCTGCTGGCAGCCCCCGGTGATCCGTTGCGGGTGGCACATCTAGGTGCAGGTGCGCTGACCCTGGTGCGTTACGTTCAAGTAACCCGCCCCGGTTCACCCCAGATTGCTGTGGATATTGAGCGTGAGCTGCCCTCTCTCGTCCTTGACGCTCTGCCCTTACCCGCCGGTAGTCGCTGCCAGGTATTAGTAGAGGACGCCCGCGCCGCCCTACCGGCACTCACACCCGCGCTCGGTGCGGCACCGCAGGCTATCATCCTCGATATTTTCTCGGGCTGGAGCGCACCCGAACACCTCGCTGATGAGGGATTCTATCGGGAAATGAAAGAGGTTCTCGATGCAGAGGGCGCACTGATTATTAATGTCGGCGATGATGCTGGGCTCAGCTTCTTTACAGCCCAAGCGCGATCGCTACTCAACGTTTTTGAACACCTCTGGTGCCTTGCGCCCACTGTCATGCTCGACGGCAAACATGCGGGCAACCTTGTACTCGTTGCAAGCCACCACGAGCTAACCGCCGACCTTAAAACCGCGCTCATCGGGCAGGGCCCACACCCGGCGTCCGCCCTCGACACCTGGCAGGTTCAAGAACTCATAGATGAGCTCAGCTAA
- a CDS encoding response regulator transcription factor, with the protein MQQTLNILLVDDHPIVRAGLRAVLSGFDDIRVVAEAADGAEALSTAHSLSAAGTAIDIIVMDIQMKPLNGIDATAAFAAAGGPPVLILTTFDTSADIVAALEAGALGYLLKDAPPEQVHAAIRNTAAGKNTLSPDIASALMTRMQRSHVTLSAREKELLALLATGATNKELARQLFISEATVKTHLVHIYSKLGVDNRTGAIARAREEGLL; encoded by the coding sequence ATGCAACAAACACTCAACATTTTGCTTGTCGATGACCACCCCATCGTGCGCGCAGGGCTGCGTGCTGTACTCTCAGGTTTCGACGATATTCGAGTCGTAGCTGAGGCAGCAGACGGAGCTGAGGCGCTCTCGACCGCGCATTCCTTAAGCGCAGCTGGCACCGCTATAGACATCATCGTCATGGATATTCAGATGAAGCCCCTCAACGGTATTGACGCCACTGCTGCCTTTGCTGCGGCTGGTGGTCCGCCCGTCCTTATTCTCACCACTTTTGATACCTCAGCAGATATTGTTGCAGCCCTTGAGGCAGGTGCTCTGGGCTATTTACTCAAGGACGCACCGCCGGAACAGGTACACGCGGCTATTCGCAACACTGCCGCAGGCAAAAATACGCTGTCACCCGATATCGCCTCGGCGCTTATGACCCGCATGCAACGGTCGCACGTTACGCTTAGTGCCCGTGAGAAAGAGCTACTCGCCCTGCTTGCCACCGGCGCTACCAACAAGGAGCTGGCGCGTCAGCTCTTTATTTCTGAGGCAACGGTGAAAACCCATCTGGTGCATATTTATAGCAAGCTGGGGGTCGATAACCGCACCGGCGCCATTGCCCGCGCCCGCGAGGAGGGTCTACTCTAG